The Argopecten irradians isolate NY chromosome 4, Ai_NY, whole genome shotgun sequence genome has a window encoding:
- the LOC138320389 gene encoding uncharacterized protein yields MAAFGRLQMNFRRTGFTVNVPNNPKARLMYYLNSICTVLDIGNEPGTRINRLKYYQNYLSLSENEVNQLISICALLPPDILIDKCIFQDDAMCGNNTNQFYTITENRFFVSNSILIAGRHRSVKMIMTFKMEWLRRNYLEPIVMLKNQMALRTFLRRI; encoded by the coding sequence ATGGCGGCATTTGGCAGACTTCAGATGAACTTTCGGAGGACTGGATTCACAGTTAACGTCCCAAACAACCCCAAAGCTCGCCTCATGTACTACCTCAACTCAATCTGTACAGTGTTAGATATTGGTAACGAACCTGGGACAAGGATCAATCGGCTAAAGTATTATCAAAACTATCTTTCCTTATCTGAGAATGAAGTTAACCAACTTATAAGTATATGTGCGCTCCTTCCACCAGATATTCTGATCGACAAGTGTATTTTCCAGGATGATGCTATGTGTGGAAATAACACAAACCAGTTCTACACGATCACAGAAAACAGATTCTTTGTCAGTAACAGCATCCTGATCGCTGGTCGACACCGAAGTGTAAAAATGATCATGACATTTAAGATGGAATGGTTAAGACGAAACTATTTGGAGCCTATAGTGATGCTGAAGAACCAGATGGCATTACGAACCTTTCTTCGTCGAATATAG